From a region of the Neodiprion fabricii isolate iyNeoFabr1 chromosome 7, iyNeoFabr1.1, whole genome shotgun sequence genome:
- the LOC124187217 gene encoding chromodomain-helicase-DNA-binding protein 1 isoform X1 — MMQKTLDSESGKESGSDSENESKSDSSSSGSNSGSGSGSDSDSSSSSGSGSASGSDSEKSDKSSKSDTPAQSVSIQSKSSVHSSETKVRHKSDSSREWDENPDVYGIRRSGRSRKEPERLTTQRESDGDVRRKVQKKSTQNSWNSDSSESESDEATKRRPPPSKSINRRAAQKVKENTRSRHKRISESSENSSFDSDDNRRQVTRRAGTAVSYKEQSEEGTDSEDIVEVDEALATPLEPDNAETIERILGQRRGKKGVTGNVTTVYAVEENGDLNPTNLADEEAETQYLIKWKGWSHIHNTWESEDSLKAQKVKGIKKLENFVKREREIKQWRDYAGPEDIDYFECQLELQQDLLKSYNYVERIIAEYNKPDSGHPDYYCKWESLPYADATWEDGALIIKKWPEKIKEFRDREDSKRTPSKHCKVLKYRPKFHQVKGQPEYMGRGKDLVLRDYQMDGLNWLIHSWCKENSVILADEMGLGKTIQTICFLYYLFHTQQLYGPFLLVVPLSTMTSWQREMAQWAPDMNFVTYLGDVTSRNVIREFEWCYSSKRLKFNAILTTYEIVLKDKTFLGAINWAALLVDEAHRLKNDDSLLYKALTEFHTNHRLLITGTPLQNSLKELWALLHFIMPNKFNSWEEFEKEHDNAAQKGYSKLHRQLEPFILRRVKKDVEKSLPAKVEQILRVEMTSLQKQYYKWILTKNYNALRKGVKGSTTTFLNIVIELKKCCNHAFLTKPTDGERRESNEDYLQQIIRGSGKLVLLDKLLVRLRETGHRVLIFSQMVRMLDILGEYLQKRHFPFQRLDGSIKGELRKQALDHFNADGSTDFCFLLSTRAGGLGINLATADTVIIFDSDWNPQNDLQAQARAHRIGQKNQVNIYRLVTKNSVEEEIVERAKQKMVLDHLVIQRMDTTGRTVLDKKGPNTNNNPFNKEDLNAILKFGAEELFKDEEDGDEEPTCDIDEILRRAETRDEAPATVGDELLSAFKVASFAAFEEETEPIPQLNEIDDESKDWAEIIPENFRKKLEEAEKSKEMEDLYLPPRSRKTLQQINQSGEEGRGRKRRKTTGDDSEDAEDSGSEAEGTDDERPKKRGRPRVTPRENMKSFTDAEIRRFVKSYKKFGAPLKRLDDIAADAELQEKPMSELRYLGEQLRIRCEACLAEFETIAKENKGTEEEGRGPGRKRGRGPTFKVGGVMVNAKSLSAAEKELEPLDAALPADSEQRANWHLDIKLKPANFDCDWTPDDDSRLLRGIYHHGMGSWEAIKLDANYKLGDKILPHNDSKPQVKQLNTRAEYLLKVLKKQMDLKLGVTRTRKPRKPKEVKTVITKEIVEENDSSGDENKKLKLKLDKQPVKKEEEPLCKKEPKEEGEVTSDDKKKDKKLKKEKKESRRGKKNKQPVGPMHFTANNEPRALDVLGDLDPSIFNECKEKMRPVKKALKALDRPDQSLSQSEQVTHTRQCLVQIGNQINICLAEYKDPELIKEWRSNLWYFVSKFTEFDAKKLYKLYKHATKKDETSSNPVSSPEKKEETVNPKKHSEKLHDKHSEKHSEKHVERHTDKWSDNSQSKDSSSKDSQRQQVKRRIDEVEENSNSSTPNKKHQSITSVANSTTTGSTTTVTTTTTTTPIAANTLMANSNSNSSNSLSSEQPSRHKEPKEIKHKEMKRDRDRDRERERSHGERGLDRLGGAKDERVRRDSGGYNIGGHYSGGREDDHWVPRDGRDPRDSRFGDHKRERFESYGRMPSGYHRDRDRERDRGMHMNEKRSDYYRYPPGPPGYGYGGPGSYGSGSSGGYPPSDLPPGHFRGRAYPGDGYPGDWRPNKDYRRDYDRRPPPPNANS, encoded by the exons TGACTCTAGCTCCTCAAGCGGTTCTGGTTCAGCATCAGGTTCGGACTCTGAAAAGTCAGATAAATCGTCGAAATCGGATACTCCTGCACAAAGCGTTAGCATTCAAAGTAAAAGCTCGGTACATAGCTCAGAGACAAAAGTTCGACATAAAAGCGACTCGAGTCGTGAATGGGATGAAAACCCAGACGTTTATGGAATCCGAAGATCGGGGAGATCCCGCAAGGAACCAGAGAGGCTCACTACGCAACGCGAAAGCGACGGCGATGTACGACGGAaggttcaaaaaaaaag TACTCAAAATTCCTGGAATTCTGACAGTTCAGAATCAGAATCGGATGAAGCTACTAAACGGAGACCTCCGCCAAGTAAATCGATAAATCGTCGAGCAGCGCAAAAGGTGAAAGAAAACACCCGTTCACGTCATAAACGAATATCAGAATCCTCGGAGAATTCTTCGTTTGACAGCGATGATAATCGAAG gCAAGTCACGCGACGGGCTGGAACGGCAGTCAGTTACAAAGAACAGAGCGAAGAGGGGACTGATAGTGAGGATATAGTCGAGGTTGACGAAGCATTGGCGACTCCGTTGGAACCAGATAATGCCGAAACCATTGAACGAATTTTGGGGcagagaagaggaaaaaaaggag TTACTGGAAATGTGACGACTGTCTATGCTGTTGAAGAAAACGGTGATCTGAATCCTACAAATTTGGCGGACGAAGAAGCCGAGACGCAGTATCTAATAAAATGGAAAGGCTGGTCGCATATACACAATACGTGGGAATCAGAGGATTCTTTGAAGGCGCAAAAg GTGAAgggtattaaaaaattagaaaatttcgtGAAGCGAGAACGGGAAATCAAACAGTGGAGAGACTATGCTGGACCTGAAGATATAGACTACTTCGAATGTCAGCTGGAACTTCAACAGGATTTATTGAAAAGCTACAATTACGTAGAACGGATAATTG ctgAATATAACAAACCGGATTCTGGACATCCagattattattgtaaatggGAAAGTTTACCATATGCCGATGCGACGTGGGAAGATGGAGctttgataataaaaaaatggccTGAGAAGATCAAGGAATTTCGCGATAGGGAAGATTCGAAAAGAACACCGAGTAAACACTGTAAAGTATTAAAGTATAGaccaaaatttcatcaagtCAAAGGGCAGCCCGAATACATGGGAAGGGGGAAAGATTTAGTCTTGAGAGACTATCAAATGGACGGATTAAACTGGTTGATTCATTCTTGGTGTAAAGAGAATAG tGTGATTCTCGCGGATGAGATGGGTCTGGGAAAAACTATACAAACTATATGCTTCCTTTACTACCTTTTTCACACGCAACAGTTGTATGGACCATTTTTATTGGTTGTACCATTATCTACGATGACGTCTTGGCAAAGAGAAATGGCACAGTGGGCACCAGATATGAATTTTGTAACTTATCTTGGTGATGTGACGTCTAGGAACGTG ATCAGGGAGTTCGAATGGTGTTATAGTTCAAAGAGGTTGAAATTCAACGCAATTTTGACGACGTACGAAATAGTTTTGAAGGATAAAACGTTCTTGGGGGCCATAAATTGGGCCGCACTGCTCGTCGACGAGGCGCATCGTCTCAAAAATGATGATTCACTTTTATACAAAGCATTGACAGAGTTTCATACCAATCATAGACTTCTTATCACCGGAACTCCGTTGCAAAACAGTTTGAAAGAGTTGTGGGCATTGCTGCATTTTATAATGCCTAACAa ATTCAACTCTTgggaagaatttgaaaaagaacaTGACAACGCGGCGCAAAAGGGTTACTCGAAGCTTCACAGGCAATTGGAACCATTCATTTTGCGCCGAGTGAAAAAAGATGTAGAGAAATCATTGCCGGCTAAAGTCGAACAGATATTACGTGTCGAGATGACCTCTTTGCAAAAACAGTATTACAAGTGGATACTtactaaaaattataatgcCCTTCGTAAGGGTGTTAAGGGATCGACGACAACGTTTCTCAACATTGTtatagagttgaaaaaatgttgcaatCATGCATTCCTAACTAAGCCAACGGACGGTGAAAGGCGAGAAAGCAACGAGGATTATTTACAACAGATAATTCGTGGATCGGGAAAATTGGTTTTGTTGGATAAACTGTTAGTACGACTCCGAGAAACTGGTCACAGAGTTTTGATATTCAGCCAGATGGTCAGAATGTTGGACATCTTGGGAGAATATCTGCAAAAAAGACATTTTCCCTTTCAAAGATTAGATGGAAGCATAAAGGGAGAGCTCAGAAAGCAAGCGCTGGATCATTTCAATGCAGATGGCTCGACAGACTTCTGCTTTTTACTGTCAACCAGAGCTGGTGGTCTTGGAATTAATTTGGCAACAGCTGATACTGTTATCATATTTGATTCTGATTGGAACCCGCAGAACGATCTGCAAGCCCAGGCTAGAGCTCATCGTATAGGTCAAAAAAACCAG GTGAACATATACAGATTGGTGACAAAGAATTCCGTGGAAGAAGAAATAGTTGAAcgtgcaaaacaaaaaatggtgCTCGACCATTTAGTAATACAGAGAATGGATACAACGGGAAGAACGGTCTTGGACAAAAAGGGTCCCAACACAAATAATAACCCTTTTAACAAGGAGGATCTAAATGCTATTCTGAAGTTCGGTGCCGAAGAATTGTTCAAAGATGAAGAAGACGGGGATGAGGAGCCCACT TGTGACATTGATGAAATACTGCGACGTGCTGAAACCAGAGACGAAGCCCCGGCCACAGTAGGAGATGAACTCTTATCGGCGTTCAAAGTTGCCAGTTTTGCCGCTTTCGAAGAAGAGACAGAGCCGATTCCTCAACTTAATGAAATTGACGATGAAAGTAAAGATTGG GCTGAGATTATTCCTGAAAATTTTAGGAAAAAGCTTGAGGAAGCGGAAAAATCTAAGGAAATGGAGGATCTGTATCTACCACCCAGAAGTCGGAAGACTCTTCAGCAAATCAATCAATCTGGTGAAG aagGAAGGGGTAGAAAACGCAGAAAAACTACGGGCGACGACAGCGAAGATGCTGAAGATTCGGGAAGCGAGGCAGAAGGCACCGATGATGAGAGGCCTAAAAAGCGGGGTAGACCAAGAGTCACTCCTAGAGAAAATATGAAGAGTTTTACCGACGCCGAG ATTCGAAGGTTCGTCAAGAGCTACAAGAAGTTTGGGGCTCCGCTGAAAAGATTAGACGATATTGCAGCCGATGCCGAATTGCAAGAGAAGCCTATGTCTGAGTTGCGTTACTTGGGCGAGCAGCTAAGAATCAGATGCGAGGCTTGCTTAGCAGAGTTTGAAACTATCGCTAAAGAAAATAAAGGGACTGAAGAGGAAGGCCGTGGCCCAGGGCGGAAAAGAGGAAGAGGTCCAACCTTCAAAGTTGGCGGCGTTATGGTTAATGCAAAATCCCTTTCTGCTGCTGAAAAAGAATTAGAACCGCTCGATGCCGCACTCCCTGCAGATTCCGAACAGAGAGCCAATTGGCACCTTGATATAAA ATTAAAACCGGCGAACTTTGACTGCGATTGGACTCCAGACGATGACTCGAGGTTACTTAGAGGAATTTATCATCATGGAATGGGATCTTGGGAGGCGATTAAATTGGACGCAAATTATAAACTTGGTGACAAAATTCTCCCTCACAACGACAGTAAACCTCAAGTTAAACAGTTAAACACACGAGCTGAGTATTTATTGAAAGTGCTCAAAAAGCAGATGGACCTTAAACTTGGAGTG ACCAGAACGAGAAAGCCTCGGAAGCCTAAGGAAGTAAAAACTGTCATTACTAAAGAAATTGTCGAGGAGAATGACAGTTCgggagatgaaaataaaaagctcAAGCTTAAACTGGACAAG CAACCGGTTAAAAAGGAGGAAGAGCCTTTGTGCAAGAAAGAGCCGAAAGAAGAAGGCGAGGTTACGTCGGATGATAagaaaaaggataaaaaactgaagaaagagaagaaagagagtagaagagggaagaaaaacaaacaacctGTCGGTCCAATGCATTTTACGGCCAACAATGAGCCTAGAGCTCTTGATGTTCTTGGTGATCTTGATCCGTCTATATTTAACGAG TGCAAGGAAAAAATGCGGCCCGTCAAAAAAGCTCTGAAAGCTTTGGATAGGCCGGATCAGTCTTTAAGTCAGAGTGAACAAGTAACGCATACCAGGCAATGCCTCGTTCAAATTGGGAATCAGATAAATATTTGTCTGGCCGAGTACAAGGATCCCGAACTTATAAAAGAGTGGAGAAGTAATCTATGGTATTTCGTGTCTAAATTTACGGAATTTGAcgcgaaaaaattatacaagttGTATAAACATGCGACTAAGAAGGATGAGACTAGCTCGAATCCAGTATCCAGCCCcgaaaagaaggaagaaactGTCAATCCGAAG aaGCATAGTGAAAAACTACACGATAAGCACAGTGAGAAGCATAGTGAGAAACATGTTGAAAGACATACGGATAAGTGGAGCGATAATTCACAATCCAAAGATAGTAGCAGCAAAGATTCACAGAGACAACAGGTGAAACGTAGAATAGACGAAGTGGAGGAGAATTCAAATAGCAGTACTCCAAACAAAAAACATCAATCTATTACCTCGGTTGCAAATAGTACGACGACTGGTTCCACGACGACGGTAACAACAACCACAACAACGACGCCAATTGCTGCGAACACTTTGATGGCAAACTCGAATTCGAATTCCAGTAATTCATTGAGTAGCGAACAACCGTCCAGACACAAGGAaccaaaagaaatcaaacataaggaaatgaaaagagaCAGAGATCGAGATAGGGAAAGGGAAAGATCCCACGGCGAAAGAGGTTTGGATAGATTAGGCGGAGCGAAAGATGAGAGAGTGAGGAGAGACAGCGGAGGTTACAACATCGGTGGTCATTACAGTGGAGGACGCGAAGACGATCATTGGGTACCCAGAGACGGTAGAGATCCTCGAGACAGCAG GTTTGGAGATCATAAACGAGAAAGATTCGAATCTTACGGACGTATGCCTAGCGGTTATCATCGCGACAGAGACAGAGAACGTGATCGCGGCATGCATATGAACGAGAAACGAAG TGATTACTATAGATATCCTCCAGGACCTCCGGGTTATGGATATGGTGGTCCAGGAAGTTATGGAAGCGGAAGCAGCGGTGGTTATCCACCCTCAGATCTACCGCCTGGACATTTCAGAGGACGAGCATACCCAGGGGATGGATATCCTGGTGATTGGAGGCCCAACAAAGACTATAGACGTGATTACGACCGTAGGCCACCTCCGCCGAATGCAAATTCCTAG
- the LOC124187217 gene encoding chromodomain-helicase-DNA-binding protein 1 isoform X2 has protein sequence MMQKTLDSESGKESGSDSENESKSDSSSSGSNSGSGSGSDSTQNSWNSDSSESESDEATKRRPPPSKSINRRAAQKVKENTRSRHKRISESSENSSFDSDDNRRQVTRRAGTAVSYKEQSEEGTDSEDIVEVDEALATPLEPDNAETIERILGQRRGKKGVTGNVTTVYAVEENGDLNPTNLADEEAETQYLIKWKGWSHIHNTWESEDSLKAQKVKGIKKLENFVKREREIKQWRDYAGPEDIDYFECQLELQQDLLKSYNYVERIIAEYNKPDSGHPDYYCKWESLPYADATWEDGALIIKKWPEKIKEFRDREDSKRTPSKHCKVLKYRPKFHQVKGQPEYMGRGKDLVLRDYQMDGLNWLIHSWCKENSVILADEMGLGKTIQTICFLYYLFHTQQLYGPFLLVVPLSTMTSWQREMAQWAPDMNFVTYLGDVTSRNVIREFEWCYSSKRLKFNAILTTYEIVLKDKTFLGAINWAALLVDEAHRLKNDDSLLYKALTEFHTNHRLLITGTPLQNSLKELWALLHFIMPNKFNSWEEFEKEHDNAAQKGYSKLHRQLEPFILRRVKKDVEKSLPAKVEQILRVEMTSLQKQYYKWILTKNYNALRKGVKGSTTTFLNIVIELKKCCNHAFLTKPTDGERRESNEDYLQQIIRGSGKLVLLDKLLVRLRETGHRVLIFSQMVRMLDILGEYLQKRHFPFQRLDGSIKGELRKQALDHFNADGSTDFCFLLSTRAGGLGINLATADTVIIFDSDWNPQNDLQAQARAHRIGQKNQVNIYRLVTKNSVEEEIVERAKQKMVLDHLVIQRMDTTGRTVLDKKGPNTNNNPFNKEDLNAILKFGAEELFKDEEDGDEEPTCDIDEILRRAETRDEAPATVGDELLSAFKVASFAAFEEETEPIPQLNEIDDESKDWAEIIPENFRKKLEEAEKSKEMEDLYLPPRSRKTLQQINQSGEEGRGRKRRKTTGDDSEDAEDSGSEAEGTDDERPKKRGRPRVTPRENMKSFTDAEIRRFVKSYKKFGAPLKRLDDIAADAELQEKPMSELRYLGEQLRIRCEACLAEFETIAKENKGTEEEGRGPGRKRGRGPTFKVGGVMVNAKSLSAAEKELEPLDAALPADSEQRANWHLDIKLKPANFDCDWTPDDDSRLLRGIYHHGMGSWEAIKLDANYKLGDKILPHNDSKPQVKQLNTRAEYLLKVLKKQMDLKLGVTRTRKPRKPKEVKTVITKEIVEENDSSGDENKKLKLKLDKQPVKKEEEPLCKKEPKEEGEVTSDDKKKDKKLKKEKKESRRGKKNKQPVGPMHFTANNEPRALDVLGDLDPSIFNECKEKMRPVKKALKALDRPDQSLSQSEQVTHTRQCLVQIGNQINICLAEYKDPELIKEWRSNLWYFVSKFTEFDAKKLYKLYKHATKKDETSSNPVSSPEKKEETVNPKKHSEKLHDKHSEKHSEKHVERHTDKWSDNSQSKDSSSKDSQRQQVKRRIDEVEENSNSSTPNKKHQSITSVANSTTTGSTTTVTTTTTTTPIAANTLMANSNSNSSNSLSSEQPSRHKEPKEIKHKEMKRDRDRDRERERSHGERGLDRLGGAKDERVRRDSGGYNIGGHYSGGREDDHWVPRDGRDPRDSRFGDHKRERFESYGRMPSGYHRDRDRERDRGMHMNEKRSDYYRYPPGPPGYGYGGPGSYGSGSSGGYPPSDLPPGHFRGRAYPGDGYPGDWRPNKDYRRDYDRRPPPPNANS, from the exons TACTCAAAATTCCTGGAATTCTGACAGTTCAGAATCAGAATCGGATGAAGCTACTAAACGGAGACCTCCGCCAAGTAAATCGATAAATCGTCGAGCAGCGCAAAAGGTGAAAGAAAACACCCGTTCACGTCATAAACGAATATCAGAATCCTCGGAGAATTCTTCGTTTGACAGCGATGATAATCGAAG gCAAGTCACGCGACGGGCTGGAACGGCAGTCAGTTACAAAGAACAGAGCGAAGAGGGGACTGATAGTGAGGATATAGTCGAGGTTGACGAAGCATTGGCGACTCCGTTGGAACCAGATAATGCCGAAACCATTGAACGAATTTTGGGGcagagaagaggaaaaaaaggag TTACTGGAAATGTGACGACTGTCTATGCTGTTGAAGAAAACGGTGATCTGAATCCTACAAATTTGGCGGACGAAGAAGCCGAGACGCAGTATCTAATAAAATGGAAAGGCTGGTCGCATATACACAATACGTGGGAATCAGAGGATTCTTTGAAGGCGCAAAAg GTGAAgggtattaaaaaattagaaaatttcgtGAAGCGAGAACGGGAAATCAAACAGTGGAGAGACTATGCTGGACCTGAAGATATAGACTACTTCGAATGTCAGCTGGAACTTCAACAGGATTTATTGAAAAGCTACAATTACGTAGAACGGATAATTG ctgAATATAACAAACCGGATTCTGGACATCCagattattattgtaaatggGAAAGTTTACCATATGCCGATGCGACGTGGGAAGATGGAGctttgataataaaaaaatggccTGAGAAGATCAAGGAATTTCGCGATAGGGAAGATTCGAAAAGAACACCGAGTAAACACTGTAAAGTATTAAAGTATAGaccaaaatttcatcaagtCAAAGGGCAGCCCGAATACATGGGAAGGGGGAAAGATTTAGTCTTGAGAGACTATCAAATGGACGGATTAAACTGGTTGATTCATTCTTGGTGTAAAGAGAATAG tGTGATTCTCGCGGATGAGATGGGTCTGGGAAAAACTATACAAACTATATGCTTCCTTTACTACCTTTTTCACACGCAACAGTTGTATGGACCATTTTTATTGGTTGTACCATTATCTACGATGACGTCTTGGCAAAGAGAAATGGCACAGTGGGCACCAGATATGAATTTTGTAACTTATCTTGGTGATGTGACGTCTAGGAACGTG ATCAGGGAGTTCGAATGGTGTTATAGTTCAAAGAGGTTGAAATTCAACGCAATTTTGACGACGTACGAAATAGTTTTGAAGGATAAAACGTTCTTGGGGGCCATAAATTGGGCCGCACTGCTCGTCGACGAGGCGCATCGTCTCAAAAATGATGATTCACTTTTATACAAAGCATTGACAGAGTTTCATACCAATCATAGACTTCTTATCACCGGAACTCCGTTGCAAAACAGTTTGAAAGAGTTGTGGGCATTGCTGCATTTTATAATGCCTAACAa ATTCAACTCTTgggaagaatttgaaaaagaacaTGACAACGCGGCGCAAAAGGGTTACTCGAAGCTTCACAGGCAATTGGAACCATTCATTTTGCGCCGAGTGAAAAAAGATGTAGAGAAATCATTGCCGGCTAAAGTCGAACAGATATTACGTGTCGAGATGACCTCTTTGCAAAAACAGTATTACAAGTGGATACTtactaaaaattataatgcCCTTCGTAAGGGTGTTAAGGGATCGACGACAACGTTTCTCAACATTGTtatagagttgaaaaaatgttgcaatCATGCATTCCTAACTAAGCCAACGGACGGTGAAAGGCGAGAAAGCAACGAGGATTATTTACAACAGATAATTCGTGGATCGGGAAAATTGGTTTTGTTGGATAAACTGTTAGTACGACTCCGAGAAACTGGTCACAGAGTTTTGATATTCAGCCAGATGGTCAGAATGTTGGACATCTTGGGAGAATATCTGCAAAAAAGACATTTTCCCTTTCAAAGATTAGATGGAAGCATAAAGGGAGAGCTCAGAAAGCAAGCGCTGGATCATTTCAATGCAGATGGCTCGACAGACTTCTGCTTTTTACTGTCAACCAGAGCTGGTGGTCTTGGAATTAATTTGGCAACAGCTGATACTGTTATCATATTTGATTCTGATTGGAACCCGCAGAACGATCTGCAAGCCCAGGCTAGAGCTCATCGTATAGGTCAAAAAAACCAG GTGAACATATACAGATTGGTGACAAAGAATTCCGTGGAAGAAGAAATAGTTGAAcgtgcaaaacaaaaaatggtgCTCGACCATTTAGTAATACAGAGAATGGATACAACGGGAAGAACGGTCTTGGACAAAAAGGGTCCCAACACAAATAATAACCCTTTTAACAAGGAGGATCTAAATGCTATTCTGAAGTTCGGTGCCGAAGAATTGTTCAAAGATGAAGAAGACGGGGATGAGGAGCCCACT TGTGACATTGATGAAATACTGCGACGTGCTGAAACCAGAGACGAAGCCCCGGCCACAGTAGGAGATGAACTCTTATCGGCGTTCAAAGTTGCCAGTTTTGCCGCTTTCGAAGAAGAGACAGAGCCGATTCCTCAACTTAATGAAATTGACGATGAAAGTAAAGATTGG GCTGAGATTATTCCTGAAAATTTTAGGAAAAAGCTTGAGGAAGCGGAAAAATCTAAGGAAATGGAGGATCTGTATCTACCACCCAGAAGTCGGAAGACTCTTCAGCAAATCAATCAATCTGGTGAAG aagGAAGGGGTAGAAAACGCAGAAAAACTACGGGCGACGACAGCGAAGATGCTGAAGATTCGGGAAGCGAGGCAGAAGGCACCGATGATGAGAGGCCTAAAAAGCGGGGTAGACCAAGAGTCACTCCTAGAGAAAATATGAAGAGTTTTACCGACGCCGAG ATTCGAAGGTTCGTCAAGAGCTACAAGAAGTTTGGGGCTCCGCTGAAAAGATTAGACGATATTGCAGCCGATGCCGAATTGCAAGAGAAGCCTATGTCTGAGTTGCGTTACTTGGGCGAGCAGCTAAGAATCAGATGCGAGGCTTGCTTAGCAGAGTTTGAAACTATCGCTAAAGAAAATAAAGGGACTGAAGAGGAAGGCCGTGGCCCAGGGCGGAAAAGAGGAAGAGGTCCAACCTTCAAAGTTGGCGGCGTTATGGTTAATGCAAAATCCCTTTCTGCTGCTGAAAAAGAATTAGAACCGCTCGATGCCGCACTCCCTGCAGATTCCGAACAGAGAGCCAATTGGCACCTTGATATAAA ATTAAAACCGGCGAACTTTGACTGCGATTGGACTCCAGACGATGACTCGAGGTTACTTAGAGGAATTTATCATCATGGAATGGGATCTTGGGAGGCGATTAAATTGGACGCAAATTATAAACTTGGTGACAAAATTCTCCCTCACAACGACAGTAAACCTCAAGTTAAACAGTTAAACACACGAGCTGAGTATTTATTGAAAGTGCTCAAAAAGCAGATGGACCTTAAACTTGGAGTG ACCAGAACGAGAAAGCCTCGGAAGCCTAAGGAAGTAAAAACTGTCATTACTAAAGAAATTGTCGAGGAGAATGACAGTTCgggagatgaaaataaaaagctcAAGCTTAAACTGGACAAG CAACCGGTTAAAAAGGAGGAAGAGCCTTTGTGCAAGAAAGAGCCGAAAGAAGAAGGCGAGGTTACGTCGGATGATAagaaaaaggataaaaaactgaagaaagagaagaaagagagtagaagagggaagaaaaacaaacaacctGTCGGTCCAATGCATTTTACGGCCAACAATGAGCCTAGAGCTCTTGATGTTCTTGGTGATCTTGATCCGTCTATATTTAACGAG TGCAAGGAAAAAATGCGGCCCGTCAAAAAAGCTCTGAAAGCTTTGGATAGGCCGGATCAGTCTTTAAGTCAGAGTGAACAAGTAACGCATACCAGGCAATGCCTCGTTCAAATTGGGAATCAGATAAATATTTGTCTGGCCGAGTACAAGGATCCCGAACTTATAAAAGAGTGGAGAAGTAATCTATGGTATTTCGTGTCTAAATTTACGGAATTTGAcgcgaaaaaattatacaagttGTATAAACATGCGACTAAGAAGGATGAGACTAGCTCGAATCCAGTATCCAGCCCcgaaaagaaggaagaaactGTCAATCCGAAG aaGCATAGTGAAAAACTACACGATAAGCACAGTGAGAAGCATAGTGAGAAACATGTTGAAAGACATACGGATAAGTGGAGCGATAATTCACAATCCAAAGATAGTAGCAGCAAAGATTCACAGAGACAACAGGTGAAACGTAGAATAGACGAAGTGGAGGAGAATTCAAATAGCAGTACTCCAAACAAAAAACATCAATCTATTACCTCGGTTGCAAATAGTACGACGACTGGTTCCACGACGACGGTAACAACAACCACAACAACGACGCCAATTGCTGCGAACACTTTGATGGCAAACTCGAATTCGAATTCCAGTAATTCATTGAGTAGCGAACAACCGTCCAGACACAAGGAaccaaaagaaatcaaacataaggaaatgaaaagagaCAGAGATCGAGATAGGGAAAGGGAAAGATCCCACGGCGAAAGAGGTTTGGATAGATTAGGCGGAGCGAAAGATGAGAGAGTGAGGAGAGACAGCGGAGGTTACAACATCGGTGGTCATTACAGTGGAGGACGCGAAGACGATCATTGGGTACCCAGAGACGGTAGAGATCCTCGAGACAGCAG GTTTGGAGATCATAAACGAGAAAGATTCGAATCTTACGGACGTATGCCTAGCGGTTATCATCGCGACAGAGACAGAGAACGTGATCGCGGCATGCATATGAACGAGAAACGAAG TGATTACTATAGATATCCTCCAGGACCTCCGGGTTATGGATATGGTGGTCCAGGAAGTTATGGAAGCGGAAGCAGCGGTGGTTATCCACCCTCAGATCTACCGCCTGGACATTTCAGAGGACGAGCATACCCAGGGGATGGATATCCTGGTGATTGGAGGCCCAACAAAGACTATAGACGTGATTACGACCGTAGGCCACCTCCGCCGAATGCAAATTCCTAG